A section of the Gloeobacter violaceus PCC 7421 genome encodes:
- the aac(3) gene encoding aminoglycoside 3-N-acetyltransferase, which yields MVTTRSALLEDLVRLDVGRGDLLMVHASIRSVGRIVGGVNVLAQAMFDAIGPEGTLSAYVDFEPFYEDDDDPAEIPVFDKRIAHAARDHGILHETLRNWPGALRSDHPDAGVVAIGPQAGWITGEHPFQYGYGEGSPFEKIVQAQGRVLLIGAPLDTITLLHYAEHKANIPNKRIVRYRRRVPGEGGHRWVDFEEFDTAEPVSDALPANCFERIASDFLACGFGRRGRVGAAESFLFEAPELIGFGIQWLERFFP from the coding sequence GTGGTTACAACCCGCAGCGCGCTGCTTGAAGATCTTGTCCGCCTGGACGTCGGACGGGGGGATTTGCTGATGGTGCACGCGAGCATTCGCTCCGTGGGCAGAATCGTCGGCGGCGTCAACGTCCTGGCGCAGGCGATGTTCGATGCGATCGGCCCCGAGGGGACACTGAGCGCCTATGTGGATTTCGAACCTTTTTATGAGGACGACGACGATCCTGCTGAGATCCCGGTATTCGACAAGCGCATCGCCCACGCCGCCCGCGACCACGGTATTCTGCACGAGACGCTGCGCAACTGGCCCGGCGCCCTGCGCAGCGATCACCCCGACGCCGGGGTGGTGGCGATTGGCCCTCAGGCCGGCTGGATCACTGGGGAGCACCCGTTCCAGTACGGCTACGGTGAGGGGTCGCCCTTCGAGAAAATTGTCCAGGCGCAAGGGCGGGTATTGCTGATCGGGGCGCCGCTCGATACGATCACCCTGCTGCACTACGCCGAGCACAAAGCAAACATCCCGAATAAGCGCATTGTCCGGTACCGGCGGCGCGTGCCTGGTGAGGGTGGGCATCGGTGGGTGGATTTCGAGGAATTCGACACGGCGGAGCCGGTGAGCGACGCACTGCCTGCGAACTGTTTCGAACGCATCGCCTCCGACTTTCTGGCTTGTGGGTTCGGGCGTCGGGGTCGCGTCGGGGCGGCGGAGTCGTTCCTGTTCGAAGCGCCGGAATTGATCGGTTTTGGCATCCAGTGGCTGGAACGCTTTTTCCCGTAG
- a CDS encoding TetR/AcrR family transcriptional regulator: MAAARANPSASARRSTARGARTREEILHTAAQLASVEGLENLSLGRLAAELGRSKSGLFAHFGSLTELQLAIVEQARAIFSAEVLERLSPQSRGLVALEQLCDAWLGYIERGVFAGGCFFMAISTEFDSRPGPVREKLALIMGYWLRNLERRIREAQELGELPTDIEPAQLAFEIHALGMGANWAFQLFDDPQALQRARLAIRERVAQLAGGPIGLQR, from the coding sequence GTGGCAGCCGCTAGAGCGAACCCATCTGCTTCCGCCAGGCGATCGACGGCCCGCGGGGCGAGGACGCGCGAAGAAATTTTGCACACTGCGGCGCAGCTTGCTTCGGTCGAGGGACTGGAAAATCTTTCCCTGGGCCGCCTTGCCGCCGAACTGGGCCGCAGCAAGAGTGGACTGTTTGCCCACTTCGGCTCGCTCACCGAACTGCAACTGGCCATTGTCGAGCAGGCGCGGGCGATCTTCTCAGCCGAAGTGCTGGAGCGCCTCTCGCCCCAAAGCCGGGGCCTAGTCGCCCTGGAGCAACTGTGCGACGCCTGGCTGGGTTATATCGAGCGGGGGGTGTTTGCGGGGGGCTGCTTTTTTATGGCGATCTCGACTGAGTTCGACAGCCGCCCCGGCCCCGTGCGCGAGAAGCTGGCGCTGATTATGGGCTACTGGCTTAGGAATTTGGAGCGGCGGATCCGCGAAGCGCAGGAGCTGGGCGAACTGCCTACCGACATCGAACCGGCGCAACTGGCCTTTGAGATCCACGCCCTCGGCATGGGCGCCAACTGGGCCTTTCAGCTGTTTGATGATCCACAAGCTCTGCAAAGAGCCAGGCTCGCCATCCGGGAGCGCGTGGCGCAGCTTGCCGGCGGACCAATCGGGCTCCAGCGCTGA
- a CDS encoding cold-shock protein has product MVRWFDLQAGYGAIARDDTGEEVFLLFTAIPGEGYRTIAPSTAVHFELAQGPSGPVARNVQKSEP; this is encoded by the coding sequence GTGGTGCGCTGGTTCGACCTGCAGGCCGGCTACGGCGCCATCGCCAGGGACGACACAGGCGAAGAAGTCTTCCTGCTTTTCACCGCCATTCCGGGCGAGGGCTACCGGACTATCGCCCCCAGCACCGCCGTGCACTTCGAGCTTGCCCAGGGTCCATCCGGTCCGGTTGCCCGCAACGTGCAAAAAAGCGAACCGTAG
- a CDS encoding HlyD family efflux transporter periplasmic adaptor subunit has product MPTPPQAVTSLGRLEPEGEVISLSAPTFLEGARVAQVRVEEGQPVRRGQVVAVLDRRDRLAAALAQASRQVEVAETRLAQVQAGAKAGDLGAQRSAIARLAAEMRIAQRELQRFEALYDTGAISASQLDDKRLVVETLNGQLQQARSALVAIAEVRPTDLRAAAAEIAAARAAEARARAELDTAYVRALQEGRILKIRTRAGEMVSGEPIAEMGRTERMEAVAEVYEDDLSRLRVGQKATVRSLNGAFSGRLRGTVYRIVPLIGKKDVLDTDPAADVDARVAEVRIRLDAADSRRVADLTNLKVEVAIDG; this is encoded by the coding sequence GTGCCTACTCCCCCGCAAGCGGTGACTTCCCTGGGCAGGCTGGAACCTGAAGGGGAGGTGATTTCCCTCTCGGCGCCGACCTTTCTGGAGGGGGCGCGCGTAGCGCAGGTGCGGGTTGAGGAGGGGCAGCCGGTGCGCCGGGGCCAGGTGGTGGCCGTGCTCGACCGGCGCGATCGGCTCGCGGCGGCCCTTGCCCAGGCCTCCCGGCAGGTGGAAGTGGCCGAGACCCGCCTTGCCCAGGTGCAGGCCGGGGCCAAAGCGGGAGATCTGGGCGCGCAGCGCTCGGCGATCGCCCGGTTGGCAGCAGAAATGCGCATCGCCCAAAGGGAATTGCAGCGCTTCGAGGCGCTCTACGACACCGGGGCGATTTCCGCTTCGCAGCTCGACGACAAACGCCTGGTGGTCGAGACCCTGAACGGGCAACTGCAGCAGGCCCGCTCGGCCCTGGTTGCCATCGCCGAGGTGCGCCCGACGGATCTGCGCGCCGCCGCCGCCGAAATTGCGGCGGCGCGGGCGGCTGAGGCGCGGGCGCGCGCCGAGCTGGATACTGCCTACGTGCGGGCCTTGCAGGAGGGCCGCATCCTCAAAATCCGCACCCGCGCCGGCGAAATGGTGAGCGGCGAACCGATCGCCGAGATGGGGCGCACCGAGCGGATGGAAGCAGTAGCCGAGGTCTACGAGGACGATCTCTCGCGCCTGCGGGTCGGCCAAAAGGCGACCGTCCGCAGCCTGAACGGCGCCTTTTCCGGCCGATTGCGGGGGACGGTCTACCGAATCGTGCCGCTGATCGGCAAAAAAGACGTCCTCGACACTGACCCGGCCGCCGATGTCGACGCGCGGGTGGCGGAGGTGCGCATTCGCCTGGATGCGGCCGACAGCCGCCGGGTGGCGGATCTGACCAACCTGAAAGTCGAGGTGGCGATCGATGGTTAG
- a CDS encoding DUF1257 domain-containing protein: MGHFSTLSTKLADGKLIARTCRDMGFEVLTGEYAYVRGYAGQRTHAEVVCALNGNYDLGFLPNENGSYDLIADLWGIAIKYNQTELINGIFKRYWLVGLIKPRDNRPQRLLAANYDTWFRTGYTDTHLLAQRFQAMGFSLLGTHRTVPYLEAPVRAELAVERRTPVEFLVDRSIRLLWVRNEQGSLDLNITCGWQNRSVLAELFNELGFVPHES, encoded by the coding sequence GTGGGTCACTTCAGCACGCTCAGCACAAAGCTTGCCGACGGGAAGCTTATTGCCAGAACTTGCCGGGATATGGGCTTTGAAGTGCTGACCGGCGAGTATGCCTATGTGCGCGGATACGCAGGCCAGCGCACCCACGCTGAAGTGGTCTGTGCCTTGAACGGCAACTACGACCTGGGATTTCTGCCAAACGAGAACGGCAGCTACGATTTGATCGCCGATCTGTGGGGAATAGCGATCAAATACAATCAGACCGAGCTAATCAACGGAATTTTTAAGCGCTATTGGCTCGTCGGTCTGATAAAGCCCCGCGACAATCGACCGCAAAGATTGCTTGCGGCCAATTACGACACCTGGTTTCGAACCGGATATACAGACACCCATCTTCTGGCGCAACGTTTTCAAGCCATGGGTTTTTCGCTGCTCGGGACACACAGAACGGTGCCATACCTGGAAGCTCCAGTCAGAGCGGAGCTTGCCGTGGAGCGTCGCACACCGGTGGAATTTTTGGTGGACCGCTCGATTCGCTTGCTTTGGGTACGCAATGAGCAAGGTTCCCTGGACTTGAACATCACCTGCGGTTGGCAGAACCGCAGTGTGCTTGCGGAGCTGTTCAACGAGCTTGGCTTTGTCCCACACGAAAGCTGA
- a CDS encoding adenylate/guanylate cyclase domain-containing protein produces the protein MSTEKNERQESEKLLAGNKHAATSSSFEEALKQQSVLSSRFEASKRQSELFDRVKGGAGFQLSSSLSSLLEDSTLQSQSNKTRIIELEKEIRELKSEILKKNLANEETEREFYKLRETVEELQKKQELQDLESRVNEQAAKALFEHENFLNEFLKNQEHETFVMSIDIRRSTELMLKARSPEMFAQFISSLCKDLKEVITKNYGIFDKFTGDGILAFFPEFYSGPDAGIHAVQSAIECHSIFQRKYKDHRRNFTTVLNNTGLSIGIDYGPANMQTIAGGLTVVGAPVVYACRLSGGPPGKTLLNQWAYNKIQEVSTSFLYFSEETLKIKHEEEILVYSIQPNGTEVQARDPEWKLKFSTSIS, from the coding sequence ATGTCAACTGAGAAAAATGAACGCCAAGAGAGCGAAAAATTGCTTGCAGGAAACAAGCATGCAGCTACTTCATCTAGCTTTGAGGAGGCTTTGAAGCAACAGAGTGTATTATCGTCTAGATTTGAGGCTTCGAAGCGACAGAGTGAGTTATTTGATAGAGTGAAAGGAGGAGCTGGGTTTCAGTTGTCGAGCTCGCTCTCGAGCTTATTAGAAGACTCAACCCTACAAAGTCAATCAAACAAAACTAGAATAATTGAATTGGAAAAAGAAATCAGGGAACTCAAAAGTGAAATTCTTAAGAAAAATCTCGCAAATGAAGAAACTGAAAGAGAGTTCTACAAACTAAGAGAAACCGTTGAAGAATTGCAGAAGAAGCAGGAGCTACAAGATCTTGAAAGTCGTGTTAACGAACAGGCCGCGAAAGCTCTTTTTGAACATGAAAACTTTCTAAATGAGTTCTTGAAAAACCAAGAACATGAAACATTTGTTATGTCCATTGATATTAGAAGATCAACTGAATTAATGTTAAAGGCTCGCTCGCCAGAAATGTTTGCTCAATTTATTAGTAGTCTATGTAAAGACTTGAAAGAGGTAATTACCAAAAATTACGGTATTTTTGACAAATTTACAGGCGACGGAATCTTGGCCTTTTTTCCTGAGTTTTACAGCGGTCCTGATGCAGGGATACATGCTGTTCAGTCCGCAATTGAATGCCATTCCATCTTTCAAAGAAAGTACAAGGATCATAGAAGAAATTTCACCACTGTTTTGAATAATACTGGTTTGAGCATTGGCATTGATTACGGACCTGCAAACATGCAAACGATTGCTGGAGGACTAACGGTTGTTGGTGCTCCAGTGGTTTATGCATGTCGATTAAGCGGGGGACCTCCTGGCAAAACATTGCTAAATCAATGGGCATACAACAAAATTCAGGAAGTATCTACAAGCTTTTTGTATTTCTCAGAAGAAACCTTGAAAATTAAGCACGAAGAAGAAATTCTCGTATATAGCATTCAGCCAAATGGAACAGAGGTACAAGCAAGAGATCCTGAGTGGAAGTTGAAATTCTCCACTTCAATATCCTAA
- the devC gene encoding ABC transporter permease DevC — translation MVRIRMPLAWLQLRRERTRLLVGVSGITFAVVLIFMQMGFRSALFDSAVGMHSGLQGEIVLISPRSVALIAMEQFSERTLYQALGTEGVASVSPVYVESALWRNPETRVTRNIRVYGFNPNEHVFALPGVAEQRALLKEPDTVLFDRGSRSEYGPVPRLIERQGEVVTEVDERRVRVRGLVTLGVSFGSDGHLITSDQNFLRIFGKRRTKGLVDIGLIRLVPGTDTARVLADLRGRLPQNVRVLTKQEYKDFEVNYWNTSTPIGFTFTLGAIMGFVVGSIIVYQVLYTDVAEHLAEYATLKAIGYGDRYFLGVVFQSALILAALGFVPGLAIAWGLYELTRSATLLPLFMVVDRSLLVLGLTFAMCLLSGVIAVRKLRDADPADIF, via the coding sequence ATGGTTAGGATCCGGATGCCTCTGGCCTGGCTGCAACTGCGGCGCGAGCGCACCCGTCTGCTGGTGGGCGTCTCGGGGATCACCTTCGCCGTGGTGTTGATCTTTATGCAGATGGGCTTTCGCTCCGCCCTGTTCGACTCGGCGGTCGGCATGCACAGCGGCCTGCAGGGCGAAATCGTCCTCATCAGCCCGCGCTCGGTGGCGCTGATTGCCATGGAGCAATTTTCGGAGCGCACGCTCTACCAGGCTTTGGGTACCGAGGGGGTGGCGTCCGTCAGTCCCGTCTACGTCGAATCCGCTCTCTGGCGCAATCCCGAAACGCGCGTCACCCGCAATATCCGGGTCTACGGCTTCAACCCGAACGAGCACGTCTTTGCCCTGCCCGGTGTGGCCGAGCAGCGCGCCTTGCTCAAAGAACCGGACACCGTCCTCTTTGATCGCGGATCGCGCTCGGAATACGGGCCGGTTCCCCGGCTTATCGAGCGCCAGGGCGAAGTGGTGACCGAAGTGGACGAGCGGCGGGTGCGCGTGCGCGGCCTGGTCACCCTCGGGGTCAGTTTCGGCTCCGACGGCCACCTGATCACCAGCGACCAAAATTTCCTGCGCATCTTCGGCAAGCGCCGCACCAAGGGGCTCGTCGACATCGGCCTCATCCGGCTGGTGCCGGGTACTGATACCGCCCGGGTACTCGCGGATCTGCGCGGGCGCCTGCCGCAGAACGTGCGGGTGCTCACCAAGCAAGAGTACAAAGACTTCGAGGTCAACTACTGGAACACCAGCACGCCCATCGGCTTCACCTTCACCCTGGGAGCGATTATGGGTTTCGTGGTGGGCTCGATCATCGTCTATCAGGTGCTCTACACCGATGTGGCCGAACATCTGGCCGAGTACGCCACCCTCAAGGCGATCGGCTACGGCGACCGCTACTTTCTGGGGGTGGTCTTTCAGTCGGCTTTGATCCTGGCGGCGCTTGGCTTTGTGCCGGGGCTCGCCATCGCCTGGGGGCTTTACGAACTGACCCGCAGCGCCACGCTGCTGCCGTTGTTTATGGTGGTGGACAGAAGCCTGCTGGTCCTGGGGCTCACCTTCGCGATGTGTTTGCTATCCGGAGTGATCGCCGTGCGCAAGTTGCGCGACGCCGATCCGGCCGATATTTTCTAG
- a CDS encoding TetR/AcrR family transcriptional regulator: MKASKNPSAPRSQITAAAYRLLAEKGYEAATMKEIAHAAGVAPGLIHYYFKSKDELLQEVLSEAGRRYIQQMQRFAEQYSGEALEQVTLAEPRERVEREPEWYRLRSELFALGLHHPHFKPAAAAMLAAGRECIGGTIEKIARHKLAHPPEAVAAVLLATFDGLATQKLADPDFDLEAAYRVLAEMFRSQLSG; this comes from the coding sequence GTGAAAGCCAGCAAAAACCCGTCGGCGCCCCGTTCGCAGATCACCGCCGCCGCCTACCGTCTGTTGGCCGAAAAAGGCTACGAGGCGGCGACGATGAAGGAGATCGCCCACGCCGCCGGTGTCGCTCCGGGCCTCATCCACTACTACTTCAAGAGCAAAGACGAGCTGTTGCAGGAGGTTTTGAGCGAGGCAGGCAGACGCTACATCCAGCAGATGCAGCGCTTTGCCGAGCAGTACAGCGGCGAAGCGCTGGAGCAGGTCACCTTGGCTGAGCCCCGCGAGCGGGTGGAGCGCGAACCCGAGTGGTATCGCCTGAGGAGCGAGTTGTTCGCCCTCGGGCTGCACCATCCCCACTTCAAGCCGGCGGCGGCGGCCATGCTCGCCGCCGGCCGCGAATGCATCGGCGGCACGATCGAAAAGATTGCCCGCCACAAGCTTGCCCACCCCCCCGAGGCGGTGGCGGCGGTGCTGCTTGCCACCTTCGACGGGTTGGCCACTCAAAAACTCGCAGACCCCGACTTCGATCTCGAAGCGGCCTACCGGGTTCTAGCCGAGATGTTCCGCTCGCAACTGTCCGGGTAA
- a CDS encoding NAD-dependent epimerase/dehydratase family protein, whose translation MEIFLTGATGYIGGAVARELLGRGHRVVGLVRNEDSARKLPEDPRLLPLVADLADTAALAQAAREVDAVVHAGATGGSDGAEVDRRATFALLEALRGTAKPFLYTSGVWIMGNTGGQVLDEAAPLDPTPLIAWRAELEAKLLAESGVRAVVVRPAVVYGRGGGLVGGLVDSGREAGVVRYVGDGENRWPLVHVDDLARLYAAAIESGLSNTVFIAAAGPSLRLKDIALAASRAAGIPGRVESWPLEAARQTLGAFADALALDQQVTAAKATRLLGWQSQAPSLPDELARA comes from the coding sequence ATGGAAATTTTTCTAACCGGCGCCACGGGGTACATCGGCGGCGCGGTGGCCCGCGAGCTTCTAGGGCGGGGCCACCGGGTGGTGGGTCTTGTGCGCAACGAGGATTCCGCCCGCAAATTGCCGGAGGACCCACGACTGCTTCCGCTCGTCGCCGATCTGGCCGACACGGCGGCGCTGGCCCAGGCAGCCCGGGAGGTCGACGCCGTCGTCCATGCCGGTGCCACCGGCGGGTCCGACGGCGCCGAGGTGGATAGACGCGCGACTTTTGCCCTGCTGGAGGCCTTGCGCGGCACGGCAAAACCCTTCCTCTACACGAGCGGCGTCTGGATCATGGGCAACACGGGCGGTCAGGTCCTGGATGAAGCCGCTCCCCTCGACCCGACACCGCTCATCGCCTGGCGCGCCGAACTGGAGGCGAAGCTGCTGGCCGAATCCGGAGTACGCGCCGTTGTCGTCCGACCCGCCGTGGTCTACGGCCGGGGCGGCGGCTTGGTGGGTGGGCTGGTCGATTCGGGGCGCGAGGCAGGGGTCGTGCGTTACGTGGGCGACGGCGAGAACCGCTGGCCCCTGGTGCACGTGGACGATCTTGCCCGCCTGTACGCAGCGGCAATCGAATCGGGGCTCTCGAACACGGTGTTCATCGCCGCCGCCGGTCCGTCGTTGCGCCTGAAGGATATCGCCCTCGCGGCAAGCCGGGCCGCGGGCATCCCGGGCCGGGTCGAATCCTGGCCGCTAGAGGCGGCTCGGCAGACGCTTGGGGCTTTTGCGGACGCCCTCGCCCTCGATCAGCAGGTCACGGCGGCAAAAGCGACCCGTCTGCTCGGGTGGCAATCCCAGGCCCCCTCCCTCCCCGACGAACTTGCCCGGGCTTGA
- a CDS encoding FAD-dependent oxidoreductase, with product MAKPALLTVDDDPEVLQAVGRDLQSKYGGRFRVLRADSGASALAALKQLQLRNQPVALFLVDQRMPQMSGVEFLEQALPLFPEAKRVLLTAYADTDAAIRAINSVRTDYYLLKPWDPPEERLYPVLDDLLDDWLANHKPPFEGIRVVGNRWSPQSHRVKDFLARQQVPYQWLDLEIQPEAQHLLNAAGDDQAHLPLVVFADGSRLAQPTNAEIAEKLGLRTRAERPFYDLIIVGGGPAGLAAAVYGASEGLSTVMVERQAPGGQAGSSSRIENYLGFPVGLSGADLARRAVAQARRFGVEILSPQEVTGIRIEPPYRVVTLADGSEVSCHALLIATGVSYRKLEVAGAEALTGAGVYYGAAQSEALACSNEAVFIVGGANSAGQAAVYFARYAKQVTMLVRGESLTASMSQYLIEQIAQTENIVVRTRTSVTAVKGESNLEAITVHDDATGETQTLPANSLFILIGAAPNTDWLAGVVERDERGFILAGPDLMRDRRRPRGWTLDRDPFLLETSVPGIFVAGDVRCKSVKRVASGVGEGSIAVQFIHQYLSKVGT from the coding sequence ATGGCCAAACCGGCGTTACTGACGGTCGACGACGATCCCGAGGTGTTGCAGGCGGTGGGGCGCGACCTGCAAAGCAAATACGGCGGCCGGTTTCGGGTATTGAGGGCCGATTCGGGCGCCTCGGCTCTTGCCGCGCTCAAACAACTGCAACTGCGCAACCAGCCGGTGGCGCTGTTCCTGGTCGACCAGCGCATGCCCCAGATGAGCGGCGTCGAATTTCTCGAACAGGCGTTGCCGTTGTTCCCGGAGGCCAAGCGGGTGCTGCTCACCGCCTACGCCGACACAGATGCCGCCATCCGCGCCATCAACAGCGTGCGCACCGACTACTATCTGCTCAAACCCTGGGATCCGCCTGAAGAGAGGCTGTACCCGGTGCTCGACGATCTGCTGGATGACTGGCTTGCCAACCACAAGCCGCCCTTTGAAGGCATCCGGGTGGTGGGCAACCGCTGGTCGCCCCAGTCCCACCGGGTCAAAGATTTTCTGGCCCGCCAGCAGGTGCCCTACCAGTGGCTCGATCTCGAAATCCAACCGGAGGCGCAGCATCTTTTGAATGCTGCCGGTGACGACCAGGCGCACCTGCCGCTGGTGGTCTTTGCGGACGGCTCGCGCCTGGCACAGCCCACCAACGCCGAAATTGCCGAGAAGCTGGGGCTGCGCACTCGGGCGGAGCGGCCTTTTTACGACCTGATAATCGTGGGAGGCGGCCCGGCGGGTCTCGCGGCAGCGGTCTACGGCGCCTCGGAGGGACTCAGCACCGTGATGGTCGAGCGCCAGGCTCCGGGGGGCCAGGCGGGATCCAGCTCGCGCATCGAAAATTATCTGGGCTTTCCGGTGGGCCTGAGCGGCGCGGATCTGGCCCGGCGGGCGGTGGCGCAGGCTCGCCGCTTCGGCGTCGAGATTCTCTCCCCACAGGAAGTGACCGGCATCCGCATCGAACCGCCCTACCGGGTAGTCACTCTGGCGGACGGCAGCGAGGTGAGCTGCCACGCGCTGCTCATCGCCACCGGCGTCTCCTACCGCAAACTGGAGGTGGCGGGGGCGGAGGCGCTCACCGGGGCGGGAGTCTACTACGGTGCCGCCCAGTCCGAGGCGCTCGCCTGCAGCAACGAAGCAGTTTTTATCGTGGGGGGCGCCAACTCCGCCGGCCAAGCCGCCGTCTACTTTGCGCGCTACGCGAAGCAGGTGACGATGCTGGTGCGCGGCGAATCGCTCACGGCAAGCATGTCGCAATACCTCATCGAGCAAATCGCCCAGACTGAAAACATTGTCGTACGCACCCGCACCAGCGTCACAGCCGTCAAAGGCGAGAGCAACCTGGAGGCGATTACCGTCCACGACGACGCCACCGGCGAGACCCAGACGCTCCCTGCCAATTCGCTGTTTATCTTGATCGGGGCGGCCCCCAACACCGACTGGCTCGCAGGCGTGGTCGAGCGCGACGAGCGCGGATTTATCCTGGCCGGTCCCGACTTGATGCGCGACCGGCGCCGCCCGCGCGGTTGGACGCTCGATCGCGACCCATTCTTGCTTGAGACCAGCGTGCCGGGCATCTTCGTGGCGGGCGACGTGCGCTGCAAATCGGTCAAACGGGTGGCTTCCGGGGTGGGCGAAGGCTCGATCGCCGTGCAGTTCATTCACCAGTACCTGAGCAAAGTGGGGACATAA
- a CDS encoding DUF1772 domain-containing protein, which yields MNDPLPTALWLVSVLSTAVLYGTDVFFAVVGRDALAKSSTACLADVVARLHEVADERMPVFGATALASTFAFGLSLGLPTASGLLVLVTLAALLSQLGLYLAVARPVNRRMVQAVQTGQALPDARALQARWDSVIVARALSLTLALVTLLAAGVLR from the coding sequence ATGAACGATCCCCTACCCACCGCGCTGTGGCTGGTGTCGGTGCTGAGCACGGCAGTGCTCTACGGCACGGACGTGTTTTTTGCCGTGGTTGGCCGCGACGCGCTCGCCAAGAGCAGCACCGCTTGCCTGGCCGACGTGGTCGCCCGCCTGCACGAGGTCGCAGACGAACGGATGCCCGTGTTCGGCGCCACGGCGTTGGCGAGCACCTTCGCCTTTGGGCTGAGCCTGGGCCTGCCGACCGCCTCGGGTCTACTGGTCCTGGTTACCCTTGCGGCCCTGCTCTCCCAATTGGGCCTGTACCTCGCCGTCGCCAGACCGGTGAACCGGCGGATGGTCCAGGCGGTGCAGACGGGCCAGGCACTCCCCGACGCCCGCGCCCTGCAAGCGCGATGGGACAGCGTCATCGTCGCACGCGCCCTGAGCCTGACCCTGGCCCTGGTAACCCTCCTCGCCGCGGGCGTCCTTCGCTAA